The following proteins come from a genomic window of Montipora capricornis isolate CH-2021 chromosome 9, ASM3666992v2, whole genome shotgun sequence:
- the LOC138014934 gene encoding uncharacterized protein, with product MDSCYSILKRWQNRQGTFSPWDKRWTNFQLTVCVWPLLTLVTRWKMRILLKKWPTLEFYVFSHFLSGQRIDRTRRHAIQRAVPVRFYSKEMKHLKCVIDHHGYRVFNNELTLMERFRLQ from the exons ATGGATTCTTGTTACTCAATTCTGAAAAG atgGCAAAATCGACAGGGAACTTTCTCACCTTGGGACAAGCGGTGGACAAATTTTCAGCTGACG GTATGCGTCTGGCCCTTGCTGACGCTGGTGACACGGTGGAAGATGcgaattttgttgaaaaagtggccGACGCTGGAATTTTACGTCTTTTCACATTTCTTGAGTGGACAAAG aaTTGACAGAACAAGACGTCATGCCATACAGCGGGCGGTGCCTGTACGCTTTTATTCCAAAGAAATGAAGCACCTGAAATGCGTCATTGACCATCATGGTTATCGAGTCTTTAACAACGAATTGACATTAATGGAACGTTTCCGACTGCAATAA
- the LOC138015651 gene encoding histamine H2 receptor-like: protein MENDTWTNGNHTDNESSPSGSGDQLEEDMVFSPKFDIFPITMACLIIATNVTVMVLFIRHGSLRTVTNSFLVSLAASDLLAGLIGIPLTISCTLFGDKFCPPSQMIWRFISVSTVLHILLVSVDRFIAIKYAMRYYNIVTRNVFFVLTPLTWASAAFVTLIQLSWRTNASMDTGEEEDQINPAQTIYELTIFALFFAVPLCIMTLAYTSIFRTVRYHERQIWRYQRPSEPEVARKTAHSHAQRRTAVIFLVMLIVFIICWFPYFILSFLEQFGHEESLSAWVLYVFYYYPRFFTSLSNPLLYVLGKRDFREALVPAVREKNKGRNESRGSATQQSALYATEISSIAVTNN, encoded by the coding sequence ATGGAGAATGATACATGGACAAATGGAAACCACACCGACAATGAAAGCTCTCCCTCCGGTAGTGGAGATCAATTAGAGGAAGACATGGTTTTCAGCCCGAAATTTGACATATTTCCGATCACAATGGCTTGCCTCATAATTGCAACTAATGTAACCGTCATGGTTTTGTTCATTCGCCATGGATCTCTCAGAACTGTCACTAACTCGTTCCTCGTCAGTCTTGCGGCCAGTGATCTGCTTGCTGGTCTGATTGGTATTCCTCTGACAATCAGCTGCACTCTGTTTGGAGACAAGTTCTGCCCGCCTTCCCAGATGATATGGAGATTTATATCAGTTTCCACGGTGCTTCATATTCTACTTGTATCAGTCGACCGCTTCATCGCCATCAAATATGCCATGCGGTACTACAATATCGTCACGCGCAACGTCTTCTTTGTACTTACGCCTCTCACTTGGGCCTCAGCTGCGTTCGTGACACTTATCCAGTTATCGTGGCGCACAAACGCCAGTATGGACACCGGTGAAGAAGAGGACCAGATAAACCCAGCTCAGACCATCTATGAACTGacaattttcgcgctctttttTGCTGTGCCGCTCTGCATCATGACTCTCGCATACACCAGCATTTTTAGAACAGTGCGTTACCACGAAAGACAAATCTGGCGGTATCAAAGACCTTCAGAGCCAGAAGTGGCACGCAAAACCGCACACAGCCATGCTCAGCGCAGGACAGCCGTCATTTTCCTGGTTATGCTGATCGTGTTTATAATATGCTGGTTTCCGTATTTCATTTTAAGCTTTCTAGAGCAGTTTGGACACGAGGAGTCCCTTTCAGCCTGGGTCCTTTATGTCTTCTACTACTATCCGCGCTTTTTCACTTCCTTATCCAATCCACTCTTATACGTACTAGGAAAACGAGATTTCAGAGAGGCACTGGTTCCTGCAGTTCGCGAGAAAAACAAAGGAAGGAACGAAAGCCGTGGAAGCGCGACACAGCAGTCAGCTTTGTACGCAACAGAGATCAGCAGCATCGCGGTAACAAACAATTGA
- the LOC138014933 gene encoding WW domain-binding protein 4-like: MAEYWKSQPRKLCEFCKCWITDNKPSIEFHERGKKHKENVQRRIEEVQKKGREVSKAQKQLQNDLAAIEAAALKAYQNDMNIQPSVPKSVTSLEPTKKVANETCSKGETTEACSVTYEGSQAVMKCSHGWNIGQAPEGYYYYYNAATQASQWESPSCLSSSGVETPRNSTGSKPANQGQPKNAESESGENKTSEPKKVKVKNSPYGQWTTVHTSEPALPAPEKANSTTEDEEKPKESAKPEEKFKERSTPRITFRSASGVGTEVAFKKRKLNPDKKRNVRQTDPNKTD; the protein is encoded by the exons AGTATAGAGTTCCATGAAAGAGGCAAGAAGCATAAAGAAAATGTCCAAAGAAGAATTGAAGAG GTCCAGAAAAAGGGTAGAGAAGTTTCAAAGGCACAGAAACAACTACAAAATGATTTAGCAGCCATTGAAGCG GCCGCTCTGAAAGCTTACCAGAACGACATGAACATTCAGCCCTCTGTTCCCAAATCTGTAACTTCACTAGAGCCTACTAAAAAAGTGGCAAATGAAACATGCTCAAAGGGAGAGACTACAGAAG CATGTTCAGTTACCTATGAAGGAAGCCAAGCTGTGATGAAGTGTTCCCATGGCTGGAATATTGGTCAAGCTCCTGAAGGATATTATTACTACTACAATGCAGCCACACAAG CTTCTCAGTGGGAATCGCCATCTTGTTTGTCATCTTCTGGCGTTGAAACCCCAAG AAATTCAACGGGAAGTAAACCTGCGAACCAAGGCCAACCAAAAAACGCTGAAAGT GAAAGTGGTGAAAACAAAACGTCAGAACCAAAGAAagtaaaagtgaaaaattcACCTTACGGACAGTGGACTACAGTTCACACATCTGAACCCGCACTGCCTGCACC tgaaaaagcAAATTCTACCACTGAAGATGAGGAAAAACCGAAAGAATCTGCTAAACCGGAAGAGAAATTCAAGGAACGATCGACCCCAAGGATTACGTTTCGTTCAGCCTCTGGGGTTGGTACCGAGGTTGCCTTCAAGAAACGCAAGCTGAACCCTGATAAGAAAAGAAACGTTCGACAGACAGACCCCAACAAAACAGACTGA